One Tachypleus tridentatus isolate NWPU-2018 chromosome 3, ASM421037v1, whole genome shotgun sequence DNA window includes the following coding sequences:
- the LOC143247644 gene encoding uncharacterized protein LOC143247644 produces the protein MAATVILTLLSCFVAVVVFVEAAPITGDKATIVSEVEENDTNATFLDIKHVQSINPDSFNSPKVWIKLEEFVNKAKTDPSFLELLLKILMKLGFSYREVQDLLTKGTTNWRGTDITLQDVSKFCCPLGL, from the exons ATGGCAGCGACCGTCATACTTACATTGTTGTCGTGTTTCGTTGCGGTCGTGGTATTTGTAGAAGCGGCGCCTATCACCG GAGACAAAGCTACGATTGTGTCTGAAGTTGAAGAAAACGACACCAACGCAACTTTCCTCGATATTAAGCACGTGCAGTCTATTAACCCAGATTCATTCAACTCTCCCAAAGTGTGGATAAAACTTGAAGAATTCGTCAACAAAGCTAAAACGGATCCTTCTTTTTTGGAACTTCTTttaaagattttgatgaaacttggctTCTCTTACAGAGAGGTTCAGGACCTCCTCACCAAAGGAACTACTAATTGGAGAGGAACAGATATCACTTTGCAGGACGTTTCGAAGTTCTGCTGCCCACTAGGACTATGA